The genomic DNA CGCAACCAGGCATCTACAGTGAATCTCAGGTTGTCGCCGCAGATCCCACTAGCAAGGAAGCCAAGGCCCTTGCTAAGAAGTTGGGTGGCCTGCCGGTGGCAGAAAACCCGCAGCTCGACGATGACACCCTTATCGTCGTCGCTACCGATGACTACCAAGGCCCGTCCGATAAGGAAGCCAGCGCCCAAGAACCAGAGGTGGAAAAGTCCCGCCAGCCGGTAGGCACCCCAGGTGATGACTTCGGTACCGCTAAGGTCTCCCCGGAGATTGACGCTGGTGGCGACGGCCCTCGCTGCGTGAACTAGCGTTTCTCCCCTACGATGGGCGGGTATGGAACTACTCGCCCATCTTTTGCGTGCTGATGCCGCCTCCCCGCGGCTTACCGTATATAACGAAGCCACCGGCGCGCGCATGGATTTTTCCGCGCAAACGCTCGACAACTGGGTAGCCAAAATCGCCAATATGCTGGAAGAGGAGCTCGACTTGGAGCCCGATTCCACGATTGCTATCGACCTTCCCTCTTCGTGGCAGGCGGCCGTCGTGGCCTTGGGCGCGCTCGCCTCAGGCCCTTCCTATTGCTTTGGCGAGTCGCCCGCGCTTGCCGACGTCGTCTTTACCTCCCCTTCCCGCTATACCGCCGCCCATGAGCGCCAACCCCAAGCCGATATTGTGCTTATCAGCGAAGATCCGTTTGGTCGCGGCATAGTGGAATCAGGCGGCGAGCTACCTACCGGCGCCATCGACTTCGGCCCCACTGTGCGCTTCTACGGCGATCAATACTTTGGTGAAACCACCCCACTGCCCCAGCTTGTCGATGCCCCCGCTACCGCCAAGCGCCTCCTATCTACCGGCTGGTCTGATAACCAGTCCTTCTCCCGCGCCGTACTCGAACCCCTAGCCGCTGGCGGCTCCGCCGTAGTAGTCGCTGGCATGTGTCCGGCCGAACGCCTAGAGGAGATTGCCACCAACGAGAAGGCCACCGCGCGCCTCTAGTCGTTTTAGGCTGCGCACTGGGACCCAGATACACTTAAACCTAGTTATGTTTCTGGGAATTTCCGCCGCTGCATGGTCCTATATCTTTATCGGCGTGCTCATCCTCGCCGGCACCATTACGCAAGGCACCATCGGCTTCGGCCTGGGCACCATTGCCACGCCAATCATCGCACTCATCCGCCCCGAACTCGTACCCACGCTCATTCTGCTGCTCGCGCTGTGCATTTCCAGCTATACGCTCGCGCGCACCTACCACGAGACGTCCTGGCGCGTCGTCGGCATCTCTTCCCTCGCCCGCATTCCCGGTTCTCTAGTGGGCGCTTGGGCGATTGCCAGCCTCTCCCCCAATGGCCTTTCCATCTTCATAGGTTGCGCCGTACTTTTTGCCATGACGCTGTCCAGTTTGGGGTGGAGCCCGCGCCCCACTACCCTCAATACACTCATTGCTGGCGTTGCCTCTGGGATTCTCGGTACTTCCACCTCTATCGGCGGGCCGCCAATGGCGCTCATTATGAAGCGCTTCGATCCGGACCGCACCCGCGGCACCCTAGCAGGCACATTCGTACTTGGCACCTTAGTTTCTCTTATAATTCTGGCTTTTAGTGGCCAAATCAGCAGTACCCAGATGGGCGCAGCAGCGGCCTACTTGCCCTTGGTCATCGTTGGACTCATCGCCGCCAACCATCTCAACCAATTTATAGATAGGAACCTTCTCAACCGCATTGTCCTCATCGTAGCTATTTCTGCGGCGCTCATGCTGATAGTGGAATCTGCCGTCTTCTAGCCCTGTCCGCCACCCCTATACAGAACTTTCGCCTGCGCTCCAGTTGCGAACTGCGCCAATCTCTGCCATGTAAACGCCTATAACTTATGTCACGTAACATTCATGACAAAGCATTTTATAACCCTCCCCTAACCGCTTAAATGCAGCGTACGACGCATATTGTGACGTGTCCACAACTTTTCGACAGAACCCTACCCCTCCCAGAGGCCACCTAAACACCCCCAGATAGGGGTCCATTCCCTTCGTGCCGATTCTTCATTGTATAGACAATCATCCATCAATATTTTTTCACTCACTAACAGCCGATTAGCGGAAACAAACACCAATAAACAGCTTGGCCTATATAAAAATACCCACCCGCCGGCGTGGCAAATATATAGACATCTAAGAGATGATTTAATTCTGAGCCTGTTTTAGCGTTTTCTTAGCGCAACAGTATGAGTTGCTGGATTTCATTCATAAGTTCATTCATTTTCTACCTGCCTAGGAGAAGTTCTATATGTCGATTCGTCGTCGCATGACCGGCCTGACCGCCGGCCTCATCGTCGCCGGCACCGCATTCGCGGCACCGCTGGCTGGCGCAGCTACCCAGACCGAGTCATACCCGGAGACCCCGGCCCTGAACCCGGACCTGCCAATCATCCACACCACCCACGGTTCCGACCACATGAAGGCGAACATCCTGAACCCTCGCCCGGTATGTAACCCGTGGGAGGACCACCGCACCGTGGTCTACAAGGTCTCCGATCGCTTCCTGCCGGCCGGCACCATCTCCACCACCAACCAGACTAAGAAGGACATCCCGCTGCAGCAGGATCTGTCCAAGTCCCAGTCGATCTCCCTTTCCGTCAACGGTGACCGCACCGAGACCACGTCCATGAACCTGGGCGGCAAGGGCTCCAAGAAGGGCGCTGAAGGCTCCTTCGGCATCTCCCACGAGATCGCCACCAAGATTGGCGCTAGCGCTTCCTACTCCTTGTCTTGGGATGCTGGCCAGTCCATCGGACCT from Corynebacterium tuberculostearicum includes the following:
- a CDS encoding sulfite exporter TauE/SafE family protein, with product MFLGISAAAWSYIFIGVLILAGTITQGTIGFGLGTIATPIIALIRPELVPTLILLLALCISSYTLARTYHETSWRVVGISSLARIPGSLVGAWAIASLSPNGLSIFIGCAVLFAMTLSSLGWSPRPTTLNTLIAGVASGILGTSTSIGGPPMALIMKRFDPDRTRGTLAGTFVLGTLVSLIILAFSGQISSTQMGAAAAYLPLVIVGLIAANHLNQFIDRNLLNRIVLIVAISAALMLIVESAVF
- a CDS encoding TIGR03089 family protein yields the protein MELLAHLLRADAASPRLTVYNEATGARMDFSAQTLDNWVAKIANMLEEELDLEPDSTIAIDLPSSWQAAVVALGALASGPSYCFGESPALADVVFTSPSRYTAAHERQPQADIVLISEDPFGRGIVESGGELPTGAIDFGPTVRFYGDQYFGETTPLPQLVDAPATAKRLLSTGWSDNQSFSRAVLEPLAAGGSAVVVAGMCPAERLEEIATNEKATARL